A single window of Malus sylvestris chromosome 5, drMalSylv7.2, whole genome shotgun sequence DNA harbors:
- the LOC126623725 gene encoding polygalacturonase QRT3-like: MEATLPKTALIWSIFMGFCIFIVIHVYAEDSQMGYRQFSGGDYNDHLRKLQEFKASLLRHDSISVAPSSIVPSPSPSLIAPPTGSTSPRVYHVTSYGADPTGSRDSTDALAQAMADAFRGPTEGFLIEGIANLGGAQIDLEGGLYLISRPLRLPGAGVGNLMIHGGTLRASDDFPAEGYLIDLSPTSSGNMKEETKKESSMSAQLSSSSYNYEYITLKDLLLDSNYRGGGISVINSLRTSIDNCYITHFTTNGILVQSGHETYIRNSFLGQHITAGGDHGERNFSGTAINLMGNDNAVTDVVIFSAAVGIMISGPANLLSGVHCYNKATGFGGTGIYLRLPGLTQTRIVNSYMDYTGIVAEDPVQLDISNSFFLGDAYIVLKSIKGVANGVNIVNNMFSGFNKGIGIVQLDQTNGPFKDVEQVYVDRNNVRGMNIKGTVGRRSVQGNGSSWTVDFNPILLFPNLIRHVQYTLRAGGNAFPNHALRNMSNNRVVIESNVAVPASVFVTVDQGVAN, translated from the exons ATGGAGGCGACATTGCCGAAAACGGCTCTAATATGGTCAATCTTCATGGGATTTTGTATCTTCATCGTAATTCATGTCTACGCAGAAGATTCTCAAATGGGATATCGTCAGTTTTCCGGTGGCGATTACAACGATCATTTGCGAAAACTGCAAGAGTTCAAGGCTTCACTCCTCCGCCATGATTCGATTTCTGTTGCACCATCTTCAATCGTACCCTCTCCTAGTCCTAGCCTTATTGCTCCACCGACG GGGAGCACTAGTCCACGTGTATATCACGTGACATCGTACGGCGCTGATCCGACGGGGAGCAGAGACAGCACTGATGCACTTGCTCAAGCAATGGCTGATGCATTTAGAGGCCCAACTGAAGGGTTCTTGATAGAGGGAATTGCCAATCTTGGAGGTGCCCAGATCGATCTTGAGGGTGGCCTTTATCTGATCAGCAGGCCCCTGAGGTTGCCTGGAGCTGGAGTAGGAAACCTTATG ATTCATGGAGGAACGTTACGTGCCTCGGATGATTTTCCAGCTGAGGGTTACCTAATCGATTTATCGCCAACATCATCCGGTAACATGAAAGAAGAAACCAAAAAAGAGAGCTCAATGTCTGCACAGCTTTCATCATCATCCTACAACTATGAGTACATAACTCTCAAGGACCTATTGTTGGACTCTAACTACAGGGGAGGGGGCATTTCTGTCATAAACTCACTTAGGACCAGCATAGACAATTGTTACATAACACATTTCACCACCAATGGGATCCTAGTCCAAAGTGGCCACGAAACCTACATCCGAAACTCCTTCCTAGGGCAACACATCACCGCCGGTGGTGATCATGGCGAAAGGAACTTTTCGGGGACTGCGATTAACCTAATGGGGAATGACAATGCTGTGACAGATGTGGTAATTTTTTCTGCTGCCGTTGGCATTATGATTTCAGGTCCGGCCAACTTACTTTCCGGGGTCCATTGCTACAATAAGGCCACCGGATTTGGCGGCACGGGAATTTATTTAAGATTGCCCGGGTTGACACAAACACGAATCGTGAATTCGTACATGGACTACACCGGCATTGTTGCAGAAGATCCGGTGCAGCTTGATATCTCCAACAGTTTTTTCCTTGGTGATGCATACATTGTCCTAAAATCAATAAAAGGGGTTGCCAATGGGGTCAATATTGTAAACAACATGTTTAGTGGGTTCAATAAGGGGATAGGGATTGTTCAATTGGACCAAACAAATGGGCCTTTCAAAGATGTTGAACAAGTATATGTGGACAGGAACAATGTGAGGGGTATGAACATAAAGGGCACGGTTGGAAGGAGGTCTGTGCAAGGCAATGGGAGTTCATGGACCGTAGATTTCAATCCAATTCTACTATTTCCTAACCTTATTCGGCACGTTCAATACACGCTAAGGGCCGGTGGCAATGCGTTCCCGAACCATGCCCTCAGGAATATGTCGAATAACCGTGTTGTAATCGAGTCGAATGTGGCGGTTCCGGCTTCTGTTTTTGTGACAGTTGATCAAGGAGTGGCAAACTGA